One Amycolatopsis thermophila DNA segment encodes these proteins:
- a CDS encoding DJ-1/PfpI family protein: MPGGPAGTMRALADQRLAEYGRAVAAPASVRPSSLILGAAGLLTGRKATTHWAFLETLREYGAVPVKRRWVDHGGILTAAGVAAGIDMALHLAARFAGEDIARSCSSASSTTPTPRSAASTGRPRHASGSGACPEPPCGTDSRPSPRCGPAWPRGCDLAVGPLGVSPTVSPGRVDGGPRYRRVCGP, encoded by the coding sequence GTGCCCGGCGGGCCGGCCGGAACGATGCGCGCCCTGGCCGATCAGCGCCTGGCGGAGTACGGGCGGGCGGTGGCAGCGCCGGCGTCGGTGCGCCCGAGCTCGCTGATCCTCGGCGCGGCCGGTCTGCTGACGGGCCGGAAGGCGACGACGCACTGGGCGTTCCTGGAGACGCTGCGCGAGTACGGTGCCGTGCCGGTCAAGCGCCGCTGGGTGGACCACGGCGGGATACTGACCGCCGCGGGTGTCGCCGCGGGCATCGACATGGCGCTCCACCTGGCGGCCCGCTTCGCCGGCGAGGACATTGCGAGGTCCTGCAGTTCGGCATCGAGTACGACCCCGACCCCCCGTTCGGCGGCCTCGACTGGGCGGCCGCGCCACGCGAGCGGTTCCGGGGCCTGTCCGGAACCGCCCTGCGGGACGGACTCGCGTCCGAGCCCTCGCTGCGGGCCCGCCTGGCCGCGCGGCTGTGATCTCGCGGTGGGACCGCTGGGGGTCAGCCCCACCGTTTCCCCAGGTCGAGTTGATGGGGGACCCCGCTACCGGCGCGTGTGCGGTCCGTAA
- a CDS encoding tyrosine-type recombinase/integrase, translating to MARAWVYDRTKKKDYQEAVKRAKAKGRQPPSRWLVQYYDRAGKLRSEVAPSKARAEARRTELEADLNAGTYVDPAASKVTVGDMAEKWLESRHDLKKSTWWKYRGILDNHVIPRWGDMQLHAVDREDIATWVAALLKPKSEEGSGLGPSQTRHAYRVLAMVLEWCVPRRLQVNPARGVKLPIRPENEHVYLSYEQIEKLADAAGGLTTKYGVPTASAAVNRALILLLSYTGLRWGEAAALRIGRVDLDKRRVRVATTFYEVNGVQHEGLPKTGKRRTVPIPASLVPELRRVMGNRPANELIFRTARGHSLRANNWRVREFNAAVKEAKLGVEGLTPHKLRHTAASLAIAAGADVKVLQQMLGHADAAMTLNIYGHLFPDRLDEVADVLDLRRTAALDKRAA from the coding sequence ATGGCTCGCGCATGGGTCTACGACCGTACGAAGAAGAAGGACTACCAGGAGGCGGTCAAACGGGCCAAGGCCAAGGGGCGGCAACCGCCGTCGCGGTGGCTCGTGCAGTACTACGACCGGGCGGGCAAGCTCCGTTCGGAGGTCGCGCCGAGCAAGGCCCGTGCTGAGGCCCGGCGGACCGAGCTGGAAGCGGACCTCAACGCGGGCACCTACGTCGACCCGGCCGCCAGCAAGGTGACGGTCGGCGACATGGCGGAGAAGTGGTTGGAGTCCCGCCACGACCTCAAGAAGTCCACGTGGTGGAAGTATCGGGGCATCCTCGACAACCACGTCATTCCCCGCTGGGGCGACATGCAGTTGCACGCGGTGGACCGCGAGGACATCGCCACGTGGGTGGCTGCGCTGCTCAAGCCGAAGTCGGAGGAAGGCAGCGGGCTCGGCCCGTCGCAGACCCGGCATGCCTACCGCGTACTCGCGATGGTCCTGGAGTGGTGCGTGCCCCGCCGCTTGCAGGTCAACCCGGCCCGCGGGGTCAAGCTCCCCATCCGACCCGAGAACGAGCACGTCTACCTGAGTTACGAGCAGATCGAGAAGCTCGCCGACGCCGCGGGCGGTCTTACGACCAAGTACGGCGTGCCGACCGCCTCGGCGGCCGTCAACCGGGCCTTGATCCTGCTCCTGTCCTACACCGGCCTTCGGTGGGGTGAGGCTGCCGCTCTGCGCATCGGCCGGGTGGACCTCGACAAGCGGCGGGTCCGGGTCGCGACGACCTTCTACGAGGTCAACGGCGTCCAGCATGAAGGCCTGCCGAAGACGGGCAAGCGGCGCACGGTGCCGATCCCCGCGTCCCTGGTCCCCGAGCTGCGCCGGGTCATGGGGAACCGGCCGGCCAACGAGCTGATCTTCCGCACCGCGCGCGGGCACTCACTTCGGGCGAACAACTGGCGAGTCCGGGAGTTCAACGCGGCGGTGAAGGAGGCCAAGCTCGGTGTTGAGGGCCTGACCCCGCACAAGCTCCGCCACACCGCGGCGTCGCTCGCGATTGCAGCCGGTGCGGACGTCAAGGTGCTCCAGCAGATGCTTGGGCACGCCGACGCGGCCATGACGCTGAACATCTACGGGCACCTGTTCCCGGACCGGCTGGACGAGGTCGCCGACGTGCTCGATCTCCGGCGGACCGCGGCCCTGGACAAGCGAGCGGCGTAG
- a CDS encoding helix-turn-helix transcriptional regulator: MTRKLLSIEDLADYLGVPKGTLYQWRTKGYGPQGRRIGKYVRYRPEDVDAWVEQQGVA, encoded by the coding sequence GTGACCCGCAAGCTCCTGTCCATCGAGGACCTGGCCGACTACCTCGGCGTCCCCAAGGGCACGCTCTACCAGTGGCGCACCAAGGGCTACGGGCCGCAAGGCCGGCGGATCGGCAAGTACGTGCGCTACCGCCCAGAGGACGTGGACGCCTGGGTCGAACAGCAGGGGGTGGCCTGA
- a CDS encoding replication initiator: MFVNAEVTDLATRIQHRLRAPDYRTWRARVEATGGCLKPVHLSGFRKLIDRSTGTVLDRHAGTIYAPCGNRRASVCPACSDRYAGDAFQLIRAGVAGGKTIPTDVADRPRLFVTLTAPSFGAVHTRPTTRHGKPRPCSCGTFHHPDDPRLGTAIDPDAYDYRGAVLWQGHAGELWHRFTIRLRRELATAAGLRVKDFSQHARLSYAKVAEYQRRGLVHFHAVIRLDGPDGPHDPAPAWADADLLEHAVRAAAQTAQVTKTLDLDGRTEEHTFTWGQQLDIRVIHRPDQVEDRHGNLTDQALAGYIAKYATKGTSTSETPDRRVHSERHIDHLDVHPHHKRMIRAAWQLGGNDDLAFLRRWAHMLGFRGHFLTKSQRYSLTFTQLRGNRRAFQQHTALHALGVEPGSVVVVNHWNYTGNGHADDAERELAEAIYQRKRDNRATKKEDKP, translated from the coding sequence ATTTTCGTGAACGCTGAGGTCACCGACCTGGCTACACGCATCCAGCACCGCCTTCGCGCACCCGACTACCGCACCTGGCGGGCACGAGTGGAGGCCACCGGCGGATGCCTCAAACCCGTCCACCTCTCCGGCTTCCGCAAGCTCATCGACCGCTCCACCGGCACGGTGCTCGACCGGCATGCCGGGACGATCTACGCCCCCTGCGGCAACCGTCGCGCCTCGGTGTGCCCGGCCTGCTCCGACCGCTACGCCGGGGACGCCTTCCAGCTCATCCGCGCCGGAGTCGCCGGAGGCAAAACCATCCCCACCGACGTCGCGGACAGGCCGCGGCTGTTCGTCACACTGACCGCTCCGAGTTTCGGCGCGGTCCACACCCGGCCGACGACTCGGCATGGCAAGCCTCGGCCGTGCTCGTGCGGCACCTTCCACCACCCCGACGACCCCCGCCTGGGTACCGCGATCGACCCGGACGCCTACGACTACCGCGGTGCGGTGCTGTGGCAGGGCCACGCGGGGGAGCTGTGGCACCGCTTCACCATCCGGCTGCGCCGGGAGCTGGCCACCGCGGCCGGCCTGCGGGTCAAGGACTTCTCGCAGCACGCCCGGCTGTCGTACGCCAAGGTCGCCGAGTACCAGCGCCGCGGACTCGTCCACTTCCACGCCGTGATCCGCCTCGACGGCCCCGACGGTCCCCACGACCCGGCCCCGGCCTGGGCCGACGCCGACCTGCTGGAGCATGCCGTCCGCGCCGCCGCGCAGACCGCGCAGGTCACCAAGACGCTCGACCTCGACGGCCGGACCGAGGAGCACACGTTCACCTGGGGTCAGCAACTCGACATCCGCGTGATCCACCGACCCGACCAGGTCGAGGACCGGCACGGCAACCTCACTGATCAGGCGCTGGCCGGCTACATCGCCAAGTACGCCACGAAGGGCACCTCCACCAGCGAGACCCCGGACCGGCGGGTGCACTCCGAACGCCACATCGACCACCTCGACGTGCACCCCCACCACAAGCGGATGATCCGCGCGGCCTGGCAGCTCGGCGGCAACGACGACCTCGCGTTCCTCCGCCGCTGGGCGCACATGCTCGGCTTCCGCGGTCACTTCCTGACCAAGAGCCAGCGCTATTCGCTGACCTTCACCCAGCTCCGTGGTAACCGCCGCGCCTTCCAGCAGCACACCGCCCTGCATGCCCTCGGCGTCGAGCCCGGCTCGGTGGTCGTGGTCAACCACTGGAACTACACCGGCAACGGCCACGCGGACGACGCCGAACGTGAACTCGCCGAAGCCATCTACCAGCGCAAACGCGACAACCGTGCGACCAAAAAGGAGGACAAGCCGTGA